The Hemicordylus capensis ecotype Gifberg chromosome 5, rHemCap1.1.pri, whole genome shotgun sequence nucleotide sequence GTATGACTGCTGGTTCCGATAAACCACTTGCCTGGTTTTGCCGTAGCAGCTCCTTCCCCTCCTGCTGGCAATGCTGCAGAGTCAGCTCCTGCTCTTCCGCCTTCTGTACCAGGTCCCCGATCTCCAGGCACTTCTGGGAATACTGCTCTGAGAGGACCTGCAGCTCCCGCTTCAGAGACTCCACATCAGACCTGCAGCAGAGGTCAGGATGCTACCACCGCCAAGTCTACTGCCCATTCCAGGGCCCTTGTGCATACACTGCCAACCTCCACCATTCCTCACACTCCCAGGTCCTCTAAGGCCCCCATGCTGGTATGTCTCATATGCTGCAGAAGCTGCCTCTTGACCAAAGCTTCTGGAGgacaggatggggctgtagctcagtggaagagcatctgcatgcagaaagtcccaggttcactccctggcatctccaggtagggctgagagagactccggcttgaaaccctggagagccactgccagttagtgtagaccagggattctcaatgtcgggtcctcagatgttattggacttcaactctcataatccccagcggcctttggttggggattatgggagttgaagtccaataacatcaggggacccaatgctgagaatccctggtgtagacaatactcaactggatggaccaatggtatgactcagtagaaggcagcttcttatgtttctgtgaCAAAAGGGGATGGGCTGGCTAAGGTTCTGTACAATGATCAATAGCTAAGAGTTAGTAGCAAAAAAGTAAGGGGAGAACGTCTTCCTGCCTCACCAAAGGGCTGCCAGTGAAATGGACTTCGGCCATTTCTACAGCACCCATTTCTAATagacagggatggccaacctgaggctctccagctgtcagactacaactcccatcattcacagccacaatttactgtgaCTGGAGATGACGGGAAtcgtagtccaacaagagctagagagtctcaggttggccacccctgcacaATCCTGTCCCTTCCTTTCAGCAATCCTGATGGTGTTGCTGCTCACACTTCGTTTGGAACACTCCCTCCGCCATGACTTTATCATCAGTTATAAGCAATTTATCGTTTCTCAAAACAGGGCTCCAATCTCAGAAATCTGGAATGCCAGACGAGCTGCTTACTGATGCTGCCGCCGGAGGGCATCTGGGTCTAAGCTGCCCTTCTGGAAACCACGGGTCCTGCCCAGCTCTCTGCTCAGTTCCTCTCTGTGTGCCTTCTTAAGTGCTTCAATTGCTAGAACAAGATGGGAGGAAAGTGAAAGAGAAGCCTGCTGAACTGGAGGCATGATGGCAAAGTTCACTGCATTTCTTTATTGCTTCCTAACTAATGGGCCAGTGGAAGGCTTTGGACATGGAAGATCCCAAGTTCGATAACTAGTGTCTCTGGATAAAGGAAAGACCTCTGACTGAGACCCTACTAGTTAAAGTAGGCCAAGACTGCAGAACTTTGCACCCCTACCATCagtagttgttggactacaactcccatcacccctgactatacAGTGGGGGTGTGGGAGAATGGAAATTGactactggttagagtgctggactaggactggggagacctgagttcaaatccccattcagctaaatacttgctgggtgactctgggccagtcacttctctctcagcctaacctacttcacagggttgttatgaaagagaaactcaagtatgtagtacaccgctctgggctccttggaggaagagcgggatataaatgtaataataataataataataataataataataatcatcatcatcatcatcatcatcatcatcatcatcatcataataataatactggccactatggcaggggatgatgggacttttAGTCTAACCacagctggacagccaaagtTGTGTGGCcctggagtagacaatactgggctagatgaaccagtgcCCTAAATTGGTATAAAGACACCTTTATACATTCAGAGATTTAGTGAACCAAATGCTCATTACTTTCAGTCCTTGCTACAGACATGGCAACATGATCATGTGCATCACTGAATACCCCAAGTTCTTCCAACCATGCACTCAGGAGAGACTTGAGGCTATCTGGCTTTAAATGAGAATGCCAAAAATGACGTAAAACCCGCCACACATGTGCCCGCACAAGAGCAGCGTCTACCTGCAGCCGTGGCAGCCGCCTCTTCAGACAGAAGGCGCTCCTTCTCCTTCTGGAGCCGCTCCATCTCTCTCTGGTGGTGCCGCTGCAGTTCGGCCATGACCTGCTGGTGGGAAGTCTCCATCTCGGCCAAGCTGCGTTCGCAGGCCTCCTGCCAGACATGGTGGGGCCAGGGGAGAATGGAAAGAGTTAGACTGACTGAgttggaaagaagaagaagaagaagaagaactaagATTAGTAAGACTTGATTCCTGCAACACACGCTATGTAGGGCAGACactgtatgtagtccagaaactgcaatgggtgcaaaatgcggcagtgaAGTTGGTGTCTggatcatctcaaagagaccatatcacacctatattaaaagaactgcacgggCTACCAATCTgcttctgggtaaaatacaaagtgctgattataacctataaagccctaaacagcttaggcccagggtattgaCGAGAACGCCTTCTCTGTTATGAGCCCTGCTGTCTATCGAGATCACCCACAGAGGTCCAACGACAGTTGCCacaagctcgtctggtggctactcagacgggccttctccattgccactcCAAGGATTTGGAATACATgccctgccaaaataagaaccTTCCCACCTCCACCAGTTTTTTAAAGGGctgttaagatgcatttattcatccaggtttTTAATTCCACTGATGAAAGAACTCTTATTTTAACgtttcatttttttgttttaatctgccctgttttattgtaaaccacccagagctttgggtggtatataaatatgctagatgaatgaaataaaaatgctggAGAATTATACAGGCTGTCCTTGATTTAAGATGCTTGCTTTGAATCAAGATGAATGGCACTTTAGGCATTTTTGAATGAATTGCCAGCTTGTTTTAATTTTACAACACTTGCCACAGGAATGgagggtggctgctgcagcacgGACTAGGAGGAGAAGACCATGGCAGCTCAGGCTCATGTGGTAACTGCCAACGTGTAGGGCCAGTgcagagtagtggttagagtgctggactaggactggggagaccagagttcaaatcccctttcagccatgaaactcactggaggactctgggccagtcacttaatttttggcctaacctaactcacagggttgttgtgaggataaaaataaccatgcacataggaacagaggaaactgccatatactgagtcagaccattgatctatctagttcagtattgtcttcacagactggcagcggcttcttcaaggttgcaggcaggaatctctctcagccctaacttggagaagccagggagggaacttgaaaccttctgctcttcccagagcggcttcatcccctgaggagaatatcttgcagtgctcacacatcaagtctcccattcatatgcaaccagggcagaccatgcttagttatggagacaagtcatgcttgctaccacaagaccagctctcctttccatactgcacactgctctgggttcctggaaggaagagtggtatatcaatgtaaaaataaataaaaataattacaaCTGGCAGTCCTGgtggaagctgcagcagcagctgtagtACAGAGATCAGTCAATTTGCCCATCCAAAACACTTCCCTGCCGCTACTGCTGCTTCCATTCCTCCtgctccagggtgctttccagattaagccctacaacagtgtcactacgggtCTCTAAGTGTGcttcctgtgttttgacattgcagtccATGCAcagtcagcaaggtgctgttcacatttctgatgccttatttttGATTTTATCTTTGCCATTTAGTGCTACGAtgttgcaagtctgttgcagaaaaatagctgttattttcccattgtaggagtctgagattctggggatcgttttcaatacgatcctgcccaGCTGAAGtgttttactgctgttctagggcGTAACCTGGAAAGTACCAAGgatcagctgctgtgctgttgtGTCAAGAGGGAGAGAGTCCAATTCATTCCCAGCCTTCCTTCCTTATCTAACCGTTGCCCAGAAGGAGGAGATGGAGACAAGCTACCCAGTAGCCTCCCTTCCGTCTACAGAAAAGTgaggaagagacaagagacaagAAGGGAGTGGGTGGCAAGGGTGAGCAACTTCCGATTCCCCACCATCGACTTCTGCTGCATGTCTGCAACTGATAGACCACCAGTTTTGACAGCAGCAGAGGGAAAAACAGGGTATCTAGCATTGGTCCAGGAACCAAACTCtcatttataacattgtttcctatgggacaAGAGGTTCCAAGTTAAGAAGTTTTGActtaagacacagttttcaggGACCAATTGTGTCATAAGCCTGAGGATTTCCTGTACCCAAAACAAGAGTACATATGTGGTTTGGTCAAGCAAAACCGGAGACACTTTTTAGGCTGCTGAATACCTGCCACAAAGCAAAAGGTTGCCAAGCCCTTTCTGTATCACAAACACAGAATCATTAGCACACAATCAACATTACAGGGAATCACTCCCAGGGAGTCCTGCTGTTTTCCCTACAGTCCGTTGCACATCTTTGTTAATATACTGATACATGGTGAAATACGAGCATTAAATGATTTCCATTATTAACAGCATCTTTTCCCCACAGTTGTCTCTCTGTTCACCATGTGGGGGCATATTAagaacagaaaagcagcagggattTTTCACTATATTAAGAaactgaccagctccaggtgaGGGATAATACATTAAACCATACCCCCTAACAGAACCAAAAATGTATTAAACACAAAAAGAGGTGTGACATCCAGCATCTGGCTCACTGAGGATACTGTAAACTAATTAGCTACAAAATTTTTCCTTGTGGTTTTCAGGTATTTATGTAGCAACACATTGTACAAATATACACACATGCAATTGTGTTTCTTCTGTTAAACTGGAAAAGTACTACCTCTTCAGACACAAAGAATGGGTACAACAAATGAAGCTTGCAGCACATGAAATTTTTTTATGAAATAAAACTTGATTCAAATTTGACAAAATATGGAATGCTAGTTTAGAATTTTTCTCAATTTAAGTATGAACAATGTTATATTTGTAATCTTCCTTTATTTTATCTAAtcgttttatttatattttttgccCTTTGTCCTAACAACAAGATACaatacaattaaataaaaacataaaacatataaCCAATAgagctaaaagtttaaaaagggtaaaggacagctcattggccaaaagcctggataagaagggcagtcttcactttccttctAAAGGCTAGGAGAGAGAAGTCATGCAAGTCTCAAATGAGaacgagttccacagcctgggggcaacaactgagaaggccctgccccgtgTGCTCAACAAACAGGCCTCAACAGGCATCAGAGCACAGAACAGAGCCCTCCTGACTGAACTAGTCAGGCgagtagattcagctgggagtagATGATCCCTAAGGTGCTactgaacattttatttattcattatttattttaataatcgatgtatttattttttctctctgggggtgggggtgggggttgtgtgTGGAATTTGACACTGTTAAATCTTGTTTTTTATTCCGTAATGTTATTAAAAACAGAATACAATAAGTAGTTATGAAAAAGCTTGATCTATTTGACACAGAAGACAGTATATGCTGTACCTTTATTACAAGACTTAATTTGAAACCTTGTTTTCAAAAGGTAAGGCAAATGAAGCCTTCTCTAGTTGAGGGGGCCAGTCAAGCAAAGTTTAATTGTGCTGAAATATGAGCTTGCACATTGTGCAAGACGGATTGCAGCCCATTCTGTGCTGTGGGCCTCAGAATCTCTGAGCAGCTGTAGCCTCCAGGGCTGACTCACAGAGTTCAAGTCAGAGTTCATTATGTACTCTCAAACTTCTCATCAAACCGGTCTTTGTTTGGGCCTACATTTCAGTTAGGCAGCTAACAATATATCTTTCCAGCCTAAGTGATCTTGGATAAAGAAAGGCTTTCACTGGTTAACAGTATGACTGCAACCACATGACCGATTGCTTCAGAAGCAACCGCTAAGCACAAAAGAGGCTCTTAGCAGTAGTTTGGTCAATAGGCCTTGACTACGGCCTATACATTCTCCTCCAGTGCCAGCACCAATGCTGGTGgattaataaaatggaatcaccTACACTCCATGTTCCTTAAAGcatccttctgtatgcaaaactggTACTCTCCCTGAGCAACAGCATCTCCAGTCTGCCATGTCGCTGGTCTCTAGGCCACAAATGGCTTTGGGTCCGCAGTTTATTTGTTTGACTAACATTTGTGTTTCTTCAAATATAAACCACCTTTCCCTGGGATAGATGTTCAGAGCTGAAAGACTGCATGTCCCAGAAGGCAATGCTGTACTGTGTTGCCAGCACAAGCTGAATTGTGCAGGCAATACCGTTCAAATTCCATGTTTATTTCGCTCAAAGATCAAATGCAGCTGGCAAGGCCAGCACTGCCTTCTGGGACATGCAGTCTTTCAGCTCTGAACCTCTATCCCAGGGAAAGGTAGCTTACATTTGAAGAAACACAAATGTTAGTCAAAGAAACTGCTGACCCAAAGCCCCGTTTGTGGCCTAGAGAGACCAACGCCATGCCAGACTGAGGATGCTGTTGCTTAGGGAGAGTACccgttttgcatacagaagatgcAAGGTTCAGTATCTGGCATCTTCAGGAATGACTGAAAGACccttctgaaaccctgaagagtcaCTGTTCGTCAATGTACTGTacacaatgctgagctagctgaGCCAATGGTCCAGCTCACTATTGCACAGCTTCCGATGTAATTCGTCCGCCCCAGCTGCTTGCACTCAACCTTTTCACATGGCCAGCCTCCATACCTGTACACACACAGTAtcacgcccccctccccccgcaagcTGATGACTTCAGCTGTGTCAGATGGGAAAATCTTGCATGGAGAAGCTATATAATTAACATTGATTATAGCTGTGTCCAATGGTGGTTGCTATGGCAGCAGTAATCTATGAAGCGCAGgcaaagggagggagggcggtAATTCCTGGTCCTTGTTTCACTACCCTTATCGCATGGCTGGGGACACacaagagaaagaagaaaagcaaaGAGAGATAAGGCGGGGAATACAGAACAGCATGCTCAGCTGTGCCTCTACCTGAGAGATGTAGCCTCGAGGTGTGTGCCCATCTCGGTGGGATTTTTCCTCACTTTGGACATGCAAGGACTCCAGCTGTGACCTCAGGACCTGCACCTGCACCAGAAAAAGCAAGATTCAGACTCCTGGGAGAGGGGCAAGCACTGATTTTAAATCCACATGCTGTAACCTAGCTAGATTATTATAGTAATAATATTAATACGTTATACAGGGAAAGCTCACTATTTACAGGCTCGCCATCTGCATTTTCACGTATCCGCGGGTGCCTAATTCACACCTATTTCAGTATCTGTGGATATTAAGAGCAAAAACCCACGTGTCCACAGTCCCTAGAGGGCTGAAAGTGACCagggaggtcacttctggccaccattttgtaagcATTTATAAGCAgaatccattttgtggctcatttcttttaaaaaggcatttcccccatgatttttcacacatttggagggcattgctgggcacaaggagaccctgCAAAACATGGAACAGTAGTCCCCCCCCCCTGGGTTTTTTGCCCATTTTtgtagttttttgggggggggcattgctgggcacaaggagcaCGGTACAGTAGTTTCCCCTGCCATTTTTTGCCCTTTTTTCCTCATCCAGAAACCTACCTCCCTACCCCCCattttccataggcacaatgccttGTTATTTGCGGTTTCATTACTcgtggtagtaggtgaggaacagagGTTCCCCAcgagtaatgaggtttgcctgtatattcCTATCACTTAAGTGGTATAttcatatttatacaccacttttcaaaaatTCCAAGTAATTCACATAGAGAAATGAAAGAGAAAAAGGTTCGCTGCCCCAGatgactcacaatcttaaaagggCAGATACTAGTAAAAATCCCTGGAAAAGATACTATGCTTGGAAtatggacagttgttctcccactgctaaatataagagtactTAGGACAAGGCAATATGCTTGTGTGCTCATGCTAagtaagcaaagaggcaccttttgaagtggtgattctctgctATTTGGCTGGGGGAAAGAAACTGTcgctatccagccccagcactacATCCCTCTTGTGATCACTGCTGGGGTCTacattgtgtttcttttagattgtgagcccctttgggaccaccttatttatttatttattatgtttctgtgtaaactgctttgagaacttttgctgaaaagcagtatatattcaCAGTACTAGCAGTTCACAGGACAAAACATAAGGGGAGAGCCACATTGAGAACTACTTCAGTTTAATAAAGTGCACTTTTAAAATCCTCAATACTGTCAATACCGTGGACCAATTCATGCATCAGAGGCACCTCACAGACATCAAGGAAGGCACTTCCATGTGGCAGGGCCTCAACATGGGGGTGCTAATGTTTAAAGCAGCTCATTACCAAAATTATTCAAATCACATCTTAATGTACATGTACACAAGTTTCAAGTGGATGGGAAATCCCGTCCCCAGCCCATCACTCATTCTTCATGCTTAAGTCATTGTTTGTCGGAAGAGACCAACGCTGTACGTGTGACTGCCCCCCATTTCCATGATCGGGAGACTGGGGTGCCCAGCCTCCTGATCACAGAAACAGTCAGTCATGCTTACTGGCGTCTCTTCAAACACTGCTCTGAGTGTGAAGAGCAGGTCTGgagagtcagtgatgggctgcaGGCAGAACCTCCAACCCACTTCCAATCTTGTGTGTTCACCAGCACTCTCCCTCAACATCTGAACAGGGTTCACATGTTTTTGTCTGAACTGGTCTGGAGAAAAAGAGTACTGAACAAAACCAGAATATGGACCCTAAAGACAAATGCActgtgtaaaaggtaaagtgtgtcatcaagtcgatttagactcctggtggccagagacctgtggttttctttagtagaatacaggaggggtttaccattgcctcctcctgcgcagtatgagatgatgcctttcagcatcttcctatatcactgctgcctgatgggattcgaaccggcaaccttcttcttgttagtcaagcatttacctgctgcgccacttaaggtgactgtgaCCATGACGTAAATGGGGAATGGCCTGCTTTTTGCCTTCCCAGAATACTTCAGTTCACACATTTACCAGTTACCAGAGAACAATTCTGTGTAACTCAAAAAAACCTACCTAGCCACCCTCAGAAAAATATAACTTAATTCCTCTTATccgtctctctcacacacttacTCACTCCTCTTCATAACAGCCCAGACATCACACCAAGCCCCAAATCAAGAACACACATACTGCACAATACACTCTGAGCACGTAGAAAGAACTGGCAGCCCACCAGGACCAGCTCTACCTCTTTTTCCAGGGCCTCGTTTGCATCGCTGTGGCCTCCTTTGCCCTGGTTCAGCAGGGCCATCAGTGGTACCCGCTTGGAGACCTTCAGGGGCAGGCGCTCCAGCTCCTGCCATTTCTTCTCAATCTCCTCACTTAGGCGATTCCTCTGAGCCACTGAGAGGGGAGGCCCTGAAGGCTCCGGGCCACCTGCTGTGGGGTAATGTTCCCCTGCCAAGCCATCCGTCTGCAGGACTCCACTGGCTGGGGACTCAAACCACTTCCGCCTTTCCTCTGAGCGGTGGGCCAAGTCCCGCTCCAGGTCCTCCCGCTTGGCTGTTCCATCAGCAGCTCTTACGCTCCCCCTGGTCCGTTGTGGGGACCCCTGATTTAAAGGTCCCTGCTGCAAGGGAGACAGCTCAACGTAGTCAAAAGCATGGCGCTGCccatctgctttcctgctgctgccgccacctctggATATAACCTCCGAGCCTGCGCCTGGCCGCTGCTCCTCCGATCTGCTCTTCTGTGATCCGTAGCTCCGGAAGGAGTTCTCCTTATTGCAGTCAGATAGCCTGGAAGCCGAGAGAGGCCACACAAAGAGTGCAGGTAAGGACTGTGAAAGCTGCCCATACGGGCTCTCAAGCACAACATGTAGCCACATCCCTTATTAGTCCAGCCCTGGGAACTACCCAGGCACACCATGTGCCTGA carries:
- the TRIOBP gene encoding TRIO and F-actin-binding protein isoform X2 gives rise to the protein MTPDLLNFKKGWMSILEEPGEWTKHWFVLTDSSLRYYRDSNAEEADDLDGEIDLRSCTDVTEYSVQRNYGFQIHTKDGVFTLSAMTSGIRRNWIEALRKSVRPGSVPDVTKLSDCNKENSFRSYGSQKSRSEEQRPGAGSEVISRGGGSSRKADGQRHAFDYVELSPLQQGPLNQGSPQRTRGSVRAADGTAKREDLERDLAHRSEERRKWFESPASGVLQTDGLAGEHYPTAGGPEPSGPPLSVAQRNRLSEEIEKKWQELERLPLKVSKRVPLMALLNQGKGGHSDANEALEKEVQVLRSQLESLHVQSEEKSHRDGHTPRGYISQEACERSLAEMETSHQQVMAELQRHHQREMERLQKEKERLLSEEAAATAAAIEALKKAHREELSRELGRTRGFQKGSLDPDALRRQHQSDVESLKRELQVLSEQYSQKCLEIGDLVQKAEEQELTLQHCQQEGKELLRQNQELQRRLSEEIGQLRAFIAAQASRDGASPNSERSSCELEVLLRVKENELQYLKQEVQCLREELHMMQKDKRFASGKYQDVYVELNHIKRRSEREIEQLKEHLRLAVAALQEKETLHNSIG
- the TRIOBP gene encoding TRIO and F-actin-binding protein isoform X3 → MLRTTAPPPSKEAPGLLSYASPGAEPDLLNFKKGWMSILEEPGEWTKHWFVLTDSSLRYYRDSNAEEADDLDGEIDLRSCTDVTEYSVQRNYGFQIHTKDGVFTLSAMTSGIRRNWIEALRKSVRPGSVPDVTKLSDCNKENSFRSYGSQKSRSEEQRPGAGSEVISRGGGSSRKADGQRHAFDYVELSPLQQGPLNQGSPQRTRGSVRAADGTAKREDLERDLAHRSEERRKWFESPASGVLQTDGLAGEHYPTAGGPEPSGPPLSVAQRNRLSEEIEKKWQELERLPLKVSKRVPLMALLNQGKGGHSDANEALEKEVQVLRSQLESLHVQSEEKSHRDGHTPRGYISQEACERSLAEMETSHQQVMAELQRHHQREMERLQKEKERLLSEEAAATAAAIEALKKAHREELSRELGRTRGFQKGSLDPDALRRQHQSDVESLKRELQVLSEQYSQKCLEIGDLVQKAEEQELTLQHCQQEGKELLRQNQELQRRLSEEIGQLRAFIAAQASRDGASPNSERSSCELEVLLRVKENELQYLKQEVQCLREELHMMQKDKRFASGKYQDVYVELNHIKRRSEREIEQLKEHLRLAVAALQEKETLHNSIG
- the TRIOBP gene encoding TRIO and F-actin-binding protein isoform X4, which codes for MWQFGPLDNLPVNGHLDGDSSLPDLLNFKKGWMSILEEPGEWTKHWFVLTDSSLRYYRDSNAEEADDLDGEIDLRSCTDVTEYSVQRNYGFQIHTKDGVFTLSAMTSGIRRNWIEALRKSVRPGSVPDVTKLSDCNKENSFRSYGSQKSRSEEQRPGAGSEVISRGGGSSRKADGQRHAFDYVELSPLQQGPLNQGSPQRTRGSVRAADGTAKREDLERDLAHRSEERRKWFESPASGVLQTDGLAGEHYPTAGGPEPSGPPLSVAQRNRLSEEIEKKWQELERLPLKVSKRVPLMALLNQGKGGHSDANEALEKEVQVLRSQLESLHVQSEEKSHRDGHTPRGYISQEACERSLAEMETSHQQVMAELQRHHQREMERLQKEKERLLSEEAAATAAAIEALKKAHREELSRELGRTRGFQKGSLDPDALRRQHQSDVESLKRELQVLSEQYSQKCLEIGDLVQKAEEQELTLQHCQQEGKELLRQNQELQRRLSEEIGQLRAFIAAQASRDGASPNSERSSCELEVLLRVKENELQYLKQEVQCLREELHMMQKDKRFASGKYQDVYVELNHIKRRSEREIEQLKEHLRLAVAALQEKETLHNSIG